From the genome of Pseudomonas sp. TMP9, one region includes:
- a CDS encoding SurA N-terminal domain-containing protein: MLQNIRDNSQGWIAKTIIGIIVALLALTGVDAIFTSTSNSQNAAEVNGVEITSVDLSQAVEMQRRQLLQQLGRDFDASLLDEKLLREAALNGLVERTLLLSGAQDAKFAFSQQALDQLILKTPEFLVDGQFSAERFDQVIRQLGYNRLQFRQMLEQEMLIGQLRAGLSNSGFVTDAQVQAFAALEKQTRDFATLTLKADPGAVILSDDDVKAYYDAKASEFMSPEQVVLEYVELKKEAFFDQVDVTDEALETAYQSEIANLAEQRRAAHILAEVSDKLSDEQAQAKLVELQKRLEKGEDFADLAKEFSDDSGSAGEGGDLGFAGPGVYDPTFEEALYALDKNAVSAPVRSEFGWHLIKLLDVQAPEVPSFASLEEKLKRDLKTRQVEQRFVEVSKDLENAAFEASDLAQPAQELGLEVNTTEAFGREGGTEGLTANRLVIQAAFSDEVLEGGSNSSVIELDPNTVVVVRVSVHNKPEQLPLEQVTESIRAQLIKVRASEAVKVEAEEQLAALRAGKTPIAQADAKQGWDVVEAATRSQEGVEPAVLQALFRMPKPEAADKPSFDGISLSNGDYVVVRLNGVSQPQQALSDEDKAMYSRFLASRVGQQDFAAFRKQLEEAADIERF; encoded by the coding sequence ATGCTGCAAAATATCAGGGACAATTCACAAGGTTGGATTGCCAAAACCATCATCGGCATTATTGTTGCGCTGCTTGCATTGACGGGCGTTGATGCGATTTTCACCAGCACCAGTAACAGCCAGAACGCGGCCGAAGTGAATGGTGTGGAAATCACTTCCGTTGACCTTAGCCAAGCGGTTGAGATGCAGCGGCGGCAGTTGCTACAGCAGTTGGGTCGCGACTTCGATGCATCCTTGCTCGACGAAAAATTGCTGCGTGAAGCTGCTCTTAACGGCCTAGTTGAGCGCACTTTGCTTCTCTCTGGTGCTCAAGATGCCAAGTTTGCATTCTCGCAACAAGCGTTGGACCAATTGATTCTGAAAACACCTGAGTTTCTGGTTGATGGTCAGTTCAGCGCTGAGCGCTTTGATCAAGTGATTCGTCAGTTGGGTTACAACCGTTTGCAGTTCCGCCAGATGCTGGAGCAGGAAATGTTGATTGGCCAACTGCGCGCTGGCCTGTCTAACAGCGGTTTCGTCACCGATGCCCAAGTGCAAGCCTTCGCTGCATTAGAAAAGCAGACCCGCGATTTCGCCACCTTGACCCTCAAGGCTGATCCTGGCGCGGTAATCCTCAGTGATGACGACGTAAAGGCTTATTACGACGCCAAAGCCAGCGAGTTTATGAGCCCTGAACAAGTGGTGCTGGAATACGTTGAGCTAAAAAAAGAGGCCTTCTTTGACCAGGTTGACGTCACAGATGAAGCGCTTGAAACCGCCTATCAAAGTGAAATCGCCAACTTAGCCGAACAGCGACGTGCTGCGCACATTCTGGCTGAGGTTAGCGACAAGCTGTCTGACGAGCAGGCTCAAGCTAAATTAGTTGAGTTGCAGAAGCGTCTTGAGAAAGGCGAGGACTTTGCAGACTTAGCTAAAGAGTTCTCCGATGACTCAGGTTCGGCAGGTGAGGGTGGTGATCTGGGCTTTGCGGGCCCAGGTGTTTACGATCCGACTTTTGAAGAGGCGTTGTATGCACTGGACAAAAATGCAGTATCAGCGCCCGTTCGCAGTGAGTTCGGCTGGCACTTGATCAAGCTGTTAGATGTTCAGGCGCCGGAAGTGCCCAGCTTTGCCAGTTTGGAAGAAAAATTAAAACGAGATCTGAAAACGCGTCAAGTTGAGCAACGCTTTGTTGAGGTCTCAAAAGATCTTGAAAATGCTGCATTTGAAGCATCAGATCTGGCGCAGCCTGCTCAAGAGTTAGGTCTTGAAGTCAACACCACTGAGGCGTTCGGCCGCGAGGGTGGCACTGAAGGTCTGACCGCTAACCGTCTGGTTATCCAGGCAGCGTTCAGCGATGAAGTGCTGGAAGGCGGCAGTAACAGCAGCGTGATTGAGCTCGATCCGAACACCGTCGTGGTGGTACGGGTGAGCGTGCACAACAAGCCCGAGCAGCTACCGCTTGAGCAAGTGACTGAGAGTATTCGCGCCCAGTTGATCAAGGTTCGTGCAAGCGAGGCCGTTAAAGTCGAAGCTGAAGAGCAGTTAGCTGCTTTGCGTGCGGGTAAAACGCCGATTGCACAGGCCGATGCCAAGCAGGGTTGGGATGTTGTGGAGGCGGCAACGCGCAGCCAAGAAGGTGTTGAGCCTGCGGTGTTGCAGGCGCTGTTCCGCATGCCCAAGCCTGAAGCTGCCGATAAGCCTAGCTTCGACGGTATTAGCCTGAGCAACGGCGATTATGTGGTCGTTCGTCTTAATGGCGTGAGCCAACCGCAGCAAGCGCTGTCGGATGAGGACAAGGCCATGTACAGCCGCTTCCTTGCCTCACGCGTTGGTCAACAGGACTTCGCCGCGTTCCGTAAGCAACTGGAAGAAGCCGCGGACATCGAGCGTTTCTGA
- the hupB gene encoding nucleoid-associated protein HU-beta, whose protein sequence is MNKSELIDAIAASADIPKAVAGRALDAVIESVTGALKAGDSVVLVGFGTFAVKERAARTGRNPQTGNPISIAAAKIPGFKAGKALKDAVN, encoded by the coding sequence GTGAACAAGTCGGAATTGATCGATGCCATCGCCGCATCTGCTGATATCCCAAAAGCTGTTGCCGGCCGCGCGCTGGATGCAGTCATTGAATCCGTTACTGGCGCTCTGAAAGCCGGTGATTCTGTTGTACTGGTTGGTTTCGGTACGTTCGCTGTCAAAGAGCGTGCTGCTCGTACTGGCCGCAACCCACAAACGGGTAACCCGATCAGCATCGCTGCAGCCAAGATCCCAGGCTTTAAAGCCGGTAAAGCACTGAAAGACGCTGTTAACTAA
- a CDS encoding ABC transporter ATP-binding protein → MTDSNTLIEVRDLSVEFVTGRLKQRVLNTISFDIKRCETLALVGESGSGKSVTAHSILRLLPYPIAQHPSGSIHYAGQDLLKLNESKLRGIRGNRIAMVFQEPMTSLNPLHSIEKQINEVLALHKGLRAKAATARTLELLELVGIPEPHKRLKAYPHELSGGQRQRVVIAMALANEPELLIADEPTTALDVTVQLKILELLKDLQARLGMSILLISHDLNLVRRIAHRVCVMQGGHIVEQAACETLFHAPQHPYTRELLGAEPSGGPVDQPPGKPMLEVDNLRVWFPIKKGLLRRTVDHVKAVDGINFSVPQGHTLGIVGESGSGKSTLGLAILRLLGSQGGIRFQGQAIDQLSQEQVRPLRRQMQVVFQDPFGSLSPRMSVSQIVGEGLQIHRMGSAAEQEQAIIDALVEVGLDPDTRNRYPHEFSGGQRQRIAIARALVLKPALILLDEPTSALDRTVQRQVVELLRSLQTKYNLTYLFISHDLAVVRALSHQVMVVKQGKVVEQGPAARVFAAPQNIYTQQLLEAAFMAPAD, encoded by the coding sequence ATGACCGACTCCAACACCCTCATCGAAGTCCGTGATCTGTCAGTCGAGTTCGTTACTGGCCGCCTCAAGCAGCGTGTACTCAACACCATTAGCTTCGACATCAAGCGCTGTGAAACCCTGGCCTTGGTGGGCGAAAGCGGTTCAGGCAAATCGGTGACCGCGCATTCAATTCTGCGCCTGCTGCCCTACCCGATTGCCCAGCACCCCAGCGGCAGCATTCACTATGCCGGGCAGGACCTACTCAAGCTAAACGAGAGCAAACTGCGCGGCATCCGTGGTAACCGCATTGCCATGGTCTTCCAAGAGCCCATGACCTCGCTCAACCCGCTGCACAGCATCGAAAAACAAATCAATGAAGTGCTGGCCTTACATAAAGGCCTGCGGGCTAAAGCGGCCACTGCGCGGACCTTGGAGCTGCTGGAGTTAGTCGGCATTCCCGAACCCCATAAGCGCCTAAAAGCTTACCCACACGAGCTGTCGGGCGGCCAACGGCAGCGCGTGGTCATCGCAATGGCGCTGGCCAATGAGCCAGAACTGCTGATTGCCGACGAGCCAACCACTGCGCTCGATGTCACCGTGCAGCTGAAAATCCTCGAACTGCTGAAGGATTTACAAGCGCGCTTGGGTATGTCGATCCTGCTGATCAGCCATGACCTTAATTTGGTGCGGCGCATCGCTCATCGCGTTTGCGTGATGCAGGGCGGGCATATCGTCGAGCAAGCTGCCTGCGAAACCCTGTTCCACGCGCCCCAGCACCCGTATACCCGTGAACTGCTCGGTGCCGAGCCTTCGGGTGGGCCGGTCGATCAACCACCGGGCAAGCCGATGCTCGAAGTTGATAACCTGCGCGTCTGGTTTCCGATCAAGAAAGGCCTATTACGCCGCACGGTCGACCACGTAAAAGCGGTGGATGGCATCAACTTCAGCGTGCCGCAGGGTCATACGCTGGGCATTGTTGGTGAAAGTGGCTCGGGCAAGTCCACCCTAGGTTTGGCTATTCTTCGTCTACTTGGCAGTCAAGGTGGCATTCGCTTCCAAGGGCAAGCCATTGATCAGCTCTCGCAAGAACAGGTGAGACCGCTGCGCCGGCAAATGCAGGTGGTGTTTCAAGATCCGTTTGGCAGCCTGAGCCCGCGTATGTCGGTGAGTCAAATTGTGGGGGAAGGCCTGCAAATTCATCGCATGGGCAGCGCAGCCGAGCAGGAACAAGCGATCATCGACGCCTTAGTCGAGGTTGGTCTCGATCCCGATACCCGTAACCGTTATCCCCATGAGTTTTCCGGTGGTCAGCGTCAACGCATTGCCATCGCCCGCGCCTTGGTACTCAAGCCCGCATTAATTTTGCTTGATGAGCCCACCTCGGCACTCGACCGTACTGTGCAGCGCCAAGTGGTCGAATTGCTGCGCTCGCTGCAGACTAAATATAACCTGACCTATTTATTTATTAGCCATGACTTAGCCGTGGTCAGGGCATTAAGCCATCAGGTGATGGTGGTTAAACAGGGCAAAGTAGTGGAGCAAGGCCCGGCGGCACGTGTCTTTGCCGCGCCACAGAACATCTATACACAGCAATTGCTGGAAGCGGCCTTTATGGCCCCAGCTGACTAA
- a CDS encoding ABC transporter permease, protein MTLSPINQRRFQLFKAHKRGWWSLWIFLVLFFVTLGAELIANDKPLVVSYDNELYFPVFKRYPETTFGGEFPLQANYKSPYIQELFNEKNGWMIWPPIRYSYSSINYDLQVPAPAPPSGENWLGTDDQGRDVLARVIYGFRISVLFALILTLASSVIGVFAGALQGFYGGWVDLVGQRFLEIWSGLPVLYLLIILASFVQPNFWWLLGIMLLFSWMSLVDVVRAEFLRGRNLEYVRAARALGMPNGSIMFRHILPNAMISTMTFMPFILTGAIGTLTALDFLGFGLPPGAPSLGELVAQGKSNLQAPWLGISAFAVLALMLSLLVFIGEAARDAFDPRK, encoded by the coding sequence ATGACACTTTCGCCAATCAATCAGCGTCGCTTCCAACTGTTCAAGGCGCATAAGCGCGGCTGGTGGTCACTGTGGATTTTCCTTGTGTTGTTTTTTGTCACGCTCGGCGCTGAACTGATCGCCAACGACAAGCCGCTGGTGGTCAGTTATGACAACGAACTGTATTTCCCGGTATTCAAGCGCTACCCGGAAACCACATTTGGCGGTGAATTCCCGCTGCAGGCGAACTACAAAAGCCCGTATATCCAAGAGCTGTTTAATGAAAAGAACGGCTGGATGATCTGGCCACCGATCCGCTACAGCTACTCCAGCATCAATTACGACCTGCAAGTGCCGGCGCCAGCGCCACCCTCTGGGGAAAACTGGCTGGGCACCGATGATCAGGGCCGCGATGTGTTGGCGCGGGTCATCTATGGCTTCCGCATCTCGGTGCTGTTTGCCCTGATTCTGACCCTCGCCAGCTCGGTGATCGGCGTGTTTGCTGGCGCCTTGCAAGGCTTTTATGGCGGCTGGGTCGACTTGGTCGGCCAGCGCTTTCTGGAAATTTGGTCGGGCTTGCCGGTGCTCTACTTACTGATCATCCTCGCCAGCTTTGTACAGCCCAATTTTTGGTGGTTGCTGGGCATCATGTTGTTGTTTTCCTGGATGAGTCTGGTAGACGTAGTGCGCGCCGAGTTCCTGCGAGGGCGCAACTTGGAATATGTGCGCGCCGCGCGTGCGCTGGGTATGCCGAACGGCTCAATTATGTTTCGGCATATCTTGCCTAACGCGATGATTTCGACCATGACCTTTATGCCGTTCATCCTCACCGGTGCGATTGGCACACTCACCGCACTGGACTTTCTCGGCTTTGGTCTGCCCCCCGGCGCACCTTCGCTCGGTGAATTAGTGGCCCAAGGCAAGTCCAACCTGCAGGCCCCGTGGTTGGGTATCAGCGCTTTTGCCGTGCTTGCCCTGATGCTCAGCCTGCTGGTGTTTATCGGCGAAGCGGCACGCGATGCCTTCGACCCGAGGAAATAA
- the fabI gene encoding enoyl-ACP reductase FabI → MGFLSGKRVLIVGVASKLSIASGIAAAMHREGAELAFTYQNEKLKGRVEGFAADWGSNPELCFPCDVANDEEIASVFEALSKKWDGLDCIVHSVGFAPGDQLNGDFTDVTTREGFRIAHDISAYSFVALAKAGREMMKGRNGSLLTLSYLGAERTMPNYNVMGMAKASLEAGVRYLAGSLGPEGTRVNAISAGPIRTLAASGIKSFRKMLAANEKQTPLRRNVTIDEVGNAGAFLCSDLASGVSGEIMYVDGGFNTTAMGPMEE, encoded by the coding sequence ATGGGTTTTCTAAGCGGCAAGCGCGTACTGATCGTTGGCGTCGCCAGCAAACTGTCCATCGCCTCCGGCATCGCGGCAGCCATGCACCGTGAAGGCGCCGAACTGGCCTTCACCTACCAGAACGAAAAGCTCAAAGGCCGCGTTGAAGGCTTTGCCGCTGATTGGGGTTCAAACCCAGAGCTGTGCTTCCCCTGCGATGTAGCCAACGACGAAGAGATCGCCTCAGTATTCGAAGCATTGAGCAAGAAGTGGGATGGCCTGGATTGTATCGTTCACTCGGTAGGCTTTGCCCCGGGCGATCAACTCAATGGCGACTTTACTGACGTCACCACCCGTGAAGGCTTCCGCATCGCTCACGATATCAGTGCTTACAGCTTCGTTGCCCTGGCCAAAGCCGGCCGCGAAATGATGAAAGGCCGCAATGGCAGCCTGCTTACCCTGTCCTACCTGGGTGCCGAGCGCACCATGCCCAACTACAACGTCATGGGCATGGCCAAGGCGAGCTTGGAAGCCGGTGTGCGTTACCTGGCTGGCAGCTTGGGCCCTGAAGGCACTCGCGTAAATGCCATCTCCGCAGGCCCGATCCGCACGCTGGCAGCCTCCGGTATCAAAAGCTTTCGCAAGATGCTCGCGGCCAACGAAAAGCAGACCCCGCTGCGACGCAACGTGACCATCGATGAAGTCGGCAATGCCGGTGCGTTCCTCTGCTCAGACCTCGCCTCAGGCGTCAGCGGTGAGATTATGTACGTCGATGGCGGTTTCAACACCACCGCGATGGGCCCGATGGAAGAATAA
- the lon gene encoding endopeptidase La: MKTTIELPLLPLRDVVVYPHMVIPLFVGREKSIEALEAAMAGEKQILLLAQKNPGDDDPDEAGLYRVGTVATVLQLLKLPDGTVKVLVEGEQRGEVERFIEVDGHCRAEVQLLDEVDVASREAEVFTRSLISQFEQYVQLGKKVPAEVLASLNGIDEPARLVDTMAAHMVLKIEQKQEILEITDLTARVEHVLALLDAEIDLLQVEKRIRGRVKKQMERSQREYYLNEQMKAIQKELGDGEEGHNELDELRKRIDNAGMTTEALTKANAEFNKLKQMSPMSAEATVVRSYIDWLVNVPWKTQSKVRLDLARAESILDADHYGLDEVKERILEYLAVQKRVKKIKGPVLCLVGPPGVGKTSLAESIASATNRKFVRMALGGVRDEAEIRGHRRTYIGSMPGRLIQKMTKVGVRNPLFLLDEIDKMGQDMRGDPASALLEVLDPEQNHNFNDHYLEVDYDLSDVMFLCTANSMNIPGPLLDRMEVIRLPGYTEAEKVNIAIKYLVPKQVQSNGLKKTELVFEEAAIRDIIRYYTREAGVRGLERQIAKVCRKVVKEHTTEKRFHVTATADLLEHFLGVHKHRYGLAELQDQIGQVTGLAWTQVGGELLTIEAVVVPGKGQLIKTGSLGDVMLESITAAQTVVRSRAKSLGVPVDFYEKQDIHIHMPEGATPKDGPSAGVGMCTALVSALTQIPVRADVAMTGEITLRGQVLAIGGLKEKLLAAHRGGIKTVIIPEENVRDLKEIPENIKQDLQIKPVKWIDEVLQIALQYAPQPLPDAAPMVAKDEARETDSKERISTH, encoded by the coding sequence ATGAAGACAACCATCGAATTGCCTCTCCTGCCGTTGCGCGATGTTGTGGTCTATCCGCACATGGTCATTCCGTTATTCGTCGGGCGTGAAAAATCCATTGAAGCCCTCGAGGCTGCAATGGCCGGTGAGAAGCAAATTCTGCTTCTTGCGCAAAAGAACCCTGGCGATGACGACCCTGATGAAGCCGGGCTCTATCGTGTCGGCACTGTAGCCACTGTCCTGCAGTTGCTAAAGCTACCGGACGGTACCGTTAAGGTGCTGGTTGAGGGCGAGCAGCGCGGTGAGGTTGAGCGCTTTATTGAGGTCGACGGTCATTGCCGTGCTGAAGTGCAGCTACTGGACGAGGTTGACGTGGCGTCCCGTGAGGCTGAGGTTTTCACCCGCAGCCTGATCAGCCAGTTTGAGCAATACGTGCAGCTCGGCAAGAAAGTACCGGCAGAGGTGCTAGCCTCGCTTAACGGCATTGATGAGCCAGCTCGCTTGGTCGACACCATGGCGGCGCACATGGTGCTGAAGATCGAACAAAAGCAGGAAATCCTCGAAATCACCGACCTGACTGCACGGGTTGAGCACGTTTTGGCGTTGCTCGATGCAGAGATTGACCTGTTGCAAGTTGAGAAGCGTATCCGCGGTCGCGTCAAGAAGCAGATGGAACGCAGCCAGCGCGAGTACTACTTGAATGAGCAAATGAAGGCCATTCAGAAAGAGCTAGGCGATGGCGAGGAAGGGCATAACGAACTCGATGAGTTGCGAAAGCGCATCGATAATGCCGGCATGACGACTGAAGCGCTGACCAAAGCTAACGCCGAGTTTAATAAGCTCAAGCAGATGTCACCGATGTCAGCAGAAGCCACTGTTGTGCGCTCCTACATCGATTGGCTGGTCAATGTGCCATGGAAAACTCAGAGCAAGGTGCGCCTTGACCTGGCGCGCGCTGAAAGCATCTTGGATGCGGATCATTACGGCCTTGATGAGGTCAAGGAGCGCATCCTTGAGTACCTTGCGGTGCAAAAGCGCGTTAAGAAAATCAAAGGGCCTGTGCTGTGTTTAGTCGGTCCGCCGGGTGTCGGTAAAACCTCGTTGGCTGAGTCGATTGCCAGTGCCACTAACCGTAAGTTTGTGCGCATGGCCTTGGGCGGTGTTCGTGATGAGGCTGAGATTCGGGGTCATCGGCGTACCTACATCGGTTCCATGCCGGGCCGTCTTATTCAGAAAATGACCAAGGTGGGGGTGCGTAATCCACTGTTCCTGCTCGATGAAATCGACAAAATGGGTCAGGACATGCGCGGTGATCCGGCATCAGCGTTGCTTGAAGTGCTGGACCCTGAGCAGAACCACAATTTCAACGACCATTATCTGGAGGTCGATTACGACCTGTCGGATGTGATGTTCTTGTGCACGGCCAACTCGATGAATATCCCGGGGCCGTTGCTCGACCGCATGGAGGTGATCCGACTGCCTGGCTACACCGAGGCGGAAAAGGTCAACATCGCGATCAAGTACTTGGTGCCCAAGCAGGTACAGAGCAATGGCCTGAAAAAGACTGAACTGGTCTTTGAAGAGGCGGCGATCCGCGACATTATTCGCTACTACACCCGCGAGGCAGGTGTGCGCGGCCTTGAGCGGCAGATTGCCAAAGTGTGCCGCAAGGTGGTTAAAGAGCACACCACCGAGAAACGCTTCCACGTTACTGCTACAGCTGATTTGTTAGAGCATTTTCTCGGTGTGCATAAGCATCGCTACGGTTTGGCCGAGTTGCAGGACCAAATTGGCCAAGTTACCGGGCTTGCCTGGACACAGGTCGGTGGTGAGTTGTTGACTATCGAAGCAGTCGTGGTACCCGGCAAAGGGCAGCTTATTAAGACCGGCTCGCTTGGGGATGTGATGCTTGAATCGATCACGGCTGCACAGACGGTTGTGCGCAGTCGGGCAAAAAGCTTGGGCGTGCCTGTGGACTTCTATGAGAAGCAAGACATCCATATCCACATGCCAGAGGGCGCGACTCCGAAAGATGGCCCCAGCGCCGGCGTTGGCATGTGCACGGCCTTGGTTTCAGCCCTGACCCAGATACCGGTGCGTGCTGATGTGGCAATGACCGGCGAAATCACCTTGCGTGGTCAGGTATTGGCGATTGGTGGGCTGAAAGAAAAACTGCTGGCCGCGCACCGTGGTGGCATCAAGACCGTGATCATTCCAGAAGAGAATGTGCGCGATTTGAAAGAGATTCCGGAGAACATTAAGCAAGACCTGCAGATTAAACCGGTTAAATGGATTGACGAGGTCCTGCAAATTGCGCTGCAATACGCGCCGCAGCCCTTGCCTGATGCGGCTCCCATGGTTGCGAAGGATGAGGCTCGCGAGACTGATTCCAAGGAGCGAATTAGCACGCATTAG
- a CDS encoding microcin C ABC transporter permease YejB, translating into MLAYIFRRLLLIIPTLLGILLINFIIIQAAPGGPVEQMIAKLEGFDGATSRIAGGGAEVSVAGSNYRGAQGLDPELVAEIERMYGFDKSAPERFWLMLKSYAQLDFGSSFFRDAEVIDLIIEKMPVSISLGLWSTLIMYLVSIPLGIAKATRHGSAFDVWTSSIIIIGYAIPAFLFAILLIVLFAGGSYWDVFPLRGLTSNNFEELSFSGKLLDYFWHLALPVTALVIGNFATLTLLTKNSFLDEINKQYVVTARAKGLSNNRVLYGHVFRNAMLIIIAGFPAAFIGIFFTGSLLIEVIFSLDGLGLMSFEAAINRDYPVVFGTLFIFTLLGLVVKLIGDITYTLVDPRIDFESREG; encoded by the coding sequence ATGCTGGCGTATATCTTTCGTCGGTTGCTGCTTATCATCCCCACGTTGCTGGGCATCTTGCTGATCAACTTCATCATCATCCAGGCCGCCCCCGGTGGCCCGGTTGAACAGATGATCGCCAAACTCGAAGGCTTTGATGGCGCCACCAGCCGGATTGCTGGCGGCGGTGCTGAAGTCTCGGTCGCGGGCTCCAACTACCGCGGCGCCCAAGGCCTCGACCCCGAACTGGTCGCGGAAATCGAACGCATGTATGGCTTCGACAAATCGGCCCCGGAACGCTTCTGGCTGATGCTCAAGAGCTACGCGCAGCTGGATTTCGGTAGCAGCTTCTTTCGTGATGCCGAGGTCATCGACCTGATCATTGAGAAAATGCCGGTATCGATCTCCTTAGGGTTGTGGAGCACGCTGATTATGTACCTGGTGTCCATCCCGCTGGGCATCGCTAAGGCCACCCGCCATGGCAGCGCCTTCGACGTTTGGACCAGTTCGATCATCATCATTGGCTATGCCATCCCTGCGTTTCTGTTTGCCATCTTGCTCATTGTGCTGTTTGCCGGCGGCAGCTATTGGGACGTGTTCCCGCTGCGCGGGCTGACCTCGAACAACTTCGAGGAGCTGAGTTTTAGCGGCAAGCTGCTTGACTACTTTTGGCACTTGGCCCTGCCCGTCACGGCGCTGGTGATTGGTAACTTCGCCACCCTGACGCTGCTGACCAAAAACAGCTTTCTCGATGAAATTAACAAGCAATACGTGGTCACCGCACGGGCTAAAGGCTTGAGCAATAACCGCGTGTTGTATGGCCATGTGTTCCGTAACGCCATGTTGATTATTATCGCCGGCTTCCCAGCGGCCTTTATTGGGATTTTCTTTACCGGCTCTTTGCTGATCGAGGTGATTTTCTCCCTCGACGGCCTCGGCTTGATGAGCTTTGAGGCGGCGATTAACCGCGACTACCCGGTGGTGTTCGGCACCTTGTTTATTTTTACCTTGCTCGGTTTGGTGGTGAAATTGATCGGCGACATTACCTACACCTTGGTCGATCCACGCATCGACTTCGAAAGTCGGGAGGGTTGA
- a CDS encoding extracellular solute-binding protein, translated as MTHALRTLLIRFSSIALLSVAGLAIASPKHAQTLYDEPPKYPAGFTHFDYVNPDAPKGGTLRQAGFGGFDSLNPFINKGVAADDIGLIYDTLTRHGLDEPFSEYGLLAEKIEKAPDNSWVRFYLRPEARFHDGQPVTAEDVKFTFETLMSQGAPMYRGYYADVDKVEVESPLRVRFVFKHAGNRELPLIVGQLPVLPKHWWAERDFSKSNLEVPLGSGPYKVANVQAGRSIRYERVTDWWGKDLPVNRGFYNFDTLQIDYYRDNTVALEALKAGQFDYWLETSAKNWATAYNNEAVANGQLIKEEITNHNPTGMQGFIFNTRRPLFSDLRVREALGLLFDFEWTNRQLFNGAYTRTRSYFDNSELAATGLPSVDELKLLEPLREHIPTQVFSDEYQPSLTNGSGIIREQQRRAYQLLQEAGWRVDGDKMLDSSGKPVSFEFLLAQTEFERVLLPFKRNLADLGIELVIRRVDVSQYINRLRSRDYDLIVSGFGQSNSPGNEQREYWHSSSADNPGSRNFIGLKDPAVDSLVEGLIGADSRQSLITHTRALDRVLLWGHYVVPNWHIKTWRVAYWNRFEHPKVSPKYDIGLHTWWAREKTPEAAADAASAQPNADVEQ; from the coding sequence ATGACCCATGCATTGCGCACCCTGTTAATCCGTTTTAGCAGCATTGCTCTGCTTAGCGTAGCCGGCCTGGCCATCGCCAGCCCCAAGCATGCACAAACCCTGTACGACGAGCCGCCCAAATACCCGGCAGGCTTCACTCATTTCGATTACGTCAACCCGGATGCACCCAAAGGCGGCACGTTGCGCCAGGCTGGATTTGGCGGTTTTGACAGCCTCAATCCGTTTATTAACAAAGGCGTGGCCGCCGATGATATCGGCCTGATCTACGACACCCTGACCCGCCATGGCCTGGATGAGCCCTTTAGCGAATACGGCCTGCTCGCCGAAAAGATCGAGAAAGCCCCGGACAATTCTTGGGTACGCTTTTATCTGCGCCCTGAAGCACGCTTCCATGACGGCCAACCCGTGACGGCTGAGGATGTTAAGTTCACGTTCGAAACACTGATGAGCCAAGGCGCGCCGATGTACCGCGGCTACTATGCCGATGTCGATAAAGTAGAAGTCGAAAGCCCGCTGCGCGTACGTTTTGTCTTCAAGCACGCCGGTAACCGTGAGCTGCCGCTAATCGTCGGGCAGCTGCCCGTGTTGCCGAAACACTGGTGGGCCGAACGCGACTTCAGCAAAAGTAACCTTGAAGTCCCGCTGGGCAGCGGCCCTTACAAAGTGGCCAATGTGCAGGCCGGCCGCTCAATCCGCTATGAACGCGTCACCGACTGGTGGGGCAAGGACCTGCCGGTTAACCGCGGCTTTTACAATTTCGACACCCTACAAATCGACTATTACCGCGACAACACCGTGGCCCTAGAAGCGCTCAAGGCTGGGCAATTCGACTACTGGCTAGAAACCAGTGCCAAGAACTGGGCCACCGCCTACAACAACGAGGCTGTAGCCAACGGCCAGCTTATTAAAGAAGAAATCACCAATCACAACCCCACCGGCATGCAGGGTTTTATCTTTAATACACGGCGTCCGCTGTTCAGCGATCTCCGGGTGCGCGAAGCCCTTGGCCTGCTGTTTGATTTCGAGTGGACCAACCGCCAGTTGTTTAACGGCGCGTATACCCGCACCCGCAGCTATTTTGACAACTCCGAATTGGCTGCAACCGGCCTGCCCTCCGTTGATGAGTTGAAACTGCTTGAACCATTACGTGAGCACATCCCGACACAGGTATTCAGCGATGAGTATCAGCCTTCGCTGACCAATGGCAGCGGCATTATTCGCGAGCAGCAACGCCGTGCTTATCAGCTGTTGCAAGAAGCAGGGTGGCGCGTGGATGGCGACAAGATGCTCGACAGCAGCGGCAAGCCCGTGAGCTTCGAGTTCCTTCTGGCGCAAACCGAATTCGAACGTGTCCTGCTGCCGTTTAAACGTAACTTGGCCGACTTGGGCATCGAGTTGGTGATCCGCCGCGTGGATGTCTCTCAATACATCAACCGCCTGCGCTCGCGCGATTACGATCTCATTGTGAGTGGTTTTGGTCAGTCCAACTCGCCGGGCAACGAACAGCGTGAATACTGGCACTCCAGCAGCGCTGACAACCCCGGCAGCCGTAACTTTATCGGCCTTAAAGATCCCGCGGTAGACAGCTTGGTTGAAGGCCTGATCGGTGCCGACTCACGCCAGAGCCTGATCACCCATACCCGCGCCCTCGATCGCGTGTTGCTGTGGGGCCATTACGTGGTCCCCAACTGGCACATCAAAACCTGGCGCGTGGCTTATTGGAACCGCTTTGAACACCCCAAAGTCAGCCCAAAATATGACATAGGCCTGCACACCTGGTGGGCCCGCGAAAAAACCCCAGAAGCCGCTGCCGATGCAGCCTCCGCTCAGCCCAACGCAGACGTGGAGCAATAA